A window of Blastomonas sp. SL216 contains these coding sequences:
- the moaC gene encoding cyclic pyranopterin monophosphate synthase MoaC: MSDLTHLDASGAAHMVDVSAKPDTVREAVAEGVITMAPQVIAAIRAGDIKKGDVLGTARIAGIMAAKQTSSLIPLCHPLPISSVSVDFDYLDTGVRVETRVRTSGKTGVEMEALTAASVALLTIYDMAKAMDKGMVIGPVRLLAKSGGKSGDWTAD; the protein is encoded by the coding sequence ATGAGCGACCTCACCCATCTCGACGCCAGCGGCGCGGCGCATATGGTCGATGTCTCGGCCAAGCCGGATACGGTGCGCGAAGCGGTGGCCGAGGGGGTGATCACCATGGCACCTCAAGTGATCGCCGCGATCCGCGCTGGCGATATCAAGAAAGGCGACGTGCTGGGCACCGCGCGCATCGCGGGCATCATGGCGGCCAAGCAGACCAGCAGCCTCATTCCGCTCTGCCACCCGCTGCCGATCAGCAGCGTCTCGGTCGATTTCGATTATCTGGATACCGGCGTGCGGGTGGAAACGCGGGTGCGCACCTCGGGCAAGACCGGGGTCGAAATGGAAGCGCTGACCGCCGCCAGCGTTGCTCTGCTGACCATCTACGACATGGCCAAGGCGATGGACAAAGGCATGGTCATCGGCCCGGTCAGGCTGCTTGCCAAGAGCGGCGGCAAATCGGGCGACTGGACCGCCGACTGA
- a CDS encoding molybdopterin molybdotransferase MoeA: MAGGLIALDDARDRLLALARPCPAENLPLHLTTGLTLAETLIARRNQPAADLSAMDGYAVRSADLPGPWRVIGESAAGRPFAGVIGTGEAARISTGAMVPDGADCVVVQEDVAREGEQLTLTGDGPAVRAAHIRRAGHDFAAGAALAATGTTIDARLIALAAMAGHGALSVHRRPRLTIISTGDELVMPGLSLPSPAHIPASNGVMLAAMLSALPVDCTVPPLLPDDRATIAAALDQHSGADIIVTTGGASVGDHDLIQPALADSGGTVDFWRIAMRPGKPVMVGRLGDAIVLGLPGNPVSAYVTATLLLLPLVRKMLGYQALVPRTSHAMAGEAFPANGPRQDFVRAVWRNGALVRLSNQDSGALSALHQADALVVRAAHAPAANIGEPIDYIALE; this comes from the coding sequence ATGGCGGGCGGGCTGATCGCGCTCGACGACGCCCGCGACCGGCTGCTCGCACTTGCCCGGCCCTGCCCTGCCGAAAATCTGCCGCTGCACCTCACCACCGGGCTGACCCTGGCCGAAACGCTGATTGCCCGGCGCAACCAGCCGGCGGCGGATCTGTCGGCGATGGACGGCTATGCCGTGCGCAGCGCCGACCTTCCCGGCCCCTGGCGCGTGATCGGTGAAAGCGCCGCGGGACGGCCCTTTGCAGGCGTCATCGGCACCGGCGAGGCGGCACGCATCTCCACCGGCGCCATGGTGCCGGACGGCGCGGATTGCGTCGTGGTGCAGGAGGATGTGGCGCGTGAAGGCGAGCAATTGACGCTCACCGGCGACGGTCCTGCTGTCCGGGCCGCGCATATCCGCCGTGCCGGCCATGATTTCGCCGCCGGTGCAGCGCTTGCCGCAACGGGCACCACCATCGATGCGCGGCTGATCGCGCTGGCCGCCATGGCGGGCCATGGCGCGCTCAGCGTGCATCGGCGCCCGCGCCTCACCATCATCAGCACTGGCGACGAGCTGGTGATGCCCGGGCTGTCGCTGCCATCGCCCGCGCATATCCCGGCGAGCAATGGCGTGATGCTGGCTGCGATGCTGTCCGCGCTGCCGGTCGACTGTACTGTGCCGCCGCTGCTGCCCGATGATCGCGCCACCATCGCCGCCGCGCTCGATCAGCACAGCGGGGCCGATATCATCGTCACCACCGGCGGCGCATCGGTCGGCGATCATGATCTCATCCAGCCGGCGCTGGCCGACAGTGGTGGAACTGTCGATTTCTGGCGGATCGCGATGCGACCGGGCAAGCCGGTGATGGTGGGGCGATTGGGCGATGCCATCGTGCTCGGGCTGCCCGGCAACCCGGTCTCCGCCTATGTCACGGCAACGCTGCTGCTGCTGCCACTGGTGCGCAAGATGCTGGGCTATCAAGCGCTTGTCCCCCGGACCTCGCACGCCATGGCAGGCGAAGCCTTTCCCGCCAATGGCCCGCGGCAGGACTTCGTGCGAGCCGTATGGCGCAATGGCGCGCTGGTGCGGCTTTCCAACCAGGATAGCGGCGCGCTGTCCGCGCTGCATCAGGCCGATGCACTCGTGGTCCGGGCCGCGCATGCACCCGCAGCGAATATTGGCGAGCCGATCGATTATATCGCGCTTGAATGA
- the lexA gene encoding transcriptional repressor LexA codes for MLTRKQHDLIRFIQERLEENGISPSFEEMKEALDLKSKSGVHRLVSALEERGFIRRLPNRARALEILKLPEASVKPREKELAAASAARASAAKSNVVSMDTVRKAALPEPANNNVLEIPLHGRIAAGAPIEAFEGTEILPVPAALLGSGEHYALEVSGDSMIEAGILDGDFALIKRTESARDGEIVVALVRGEEATLKYLRRENGRIRLDPANASYAPQYYAPHEVQVQGKLAGLLRRYH; via the coding sequence ATGCTGACCCGCAAGCAACATGACCTGATCCGCTTCATCCAGGAACGCCTGGAGGAGAACGGCATCTCTCCCTCGTTCGAGGAGATGAAGGAGGCGCTCGACCTCAAGTCCAAGTCCGGCGTCCATCGGCTGGTTAGCGCGCTCGAAGAACGCGGCTTTATCCGCCGCCTGCCCAATCGTGCCCGCGCACTCGAGATTCTGAAGCTGCCCGAGGCGAGCGTGAAGCCGCGCGAGAAGGAACTGGCTGCGGCATCGGCCGCGCGAGCGAGCGCTGCAAAGAGCAATGTCGTCAGCATGGACACGGTGCGCAAGGCGGCCTTGCCCGAACCGGCCAACAACAATGTTCTCGAAATCCCTCTGCACGGCCGCATTGCGGCGGGCGCACCGATCGAAGCGTTCGAAGGCACCGAAATCCTGCCCGTTCCGGCAGCGCTGCTCGGCTCTGGCGAGCATTATGCGCTGGAAGTGTCGGGGGACTCGATGATCGAGGCAGGCATTCTCGATGGCGATTTCGCACTGATCAAGCGCACGGAATCTGCGCGCGATGGCGAAATCGTGGTGGCGCTGGTGCGCGGCGAGGAAGCGACGCTGAAATATCTGCGCCGCGAAAATGGCCGCATCCGGCTCGATCCCGCCAACGCCTCCTACGCACCGCAATATTATGCGCCGCATGAAGTGCAGGTGCAGGGCAAGCTGGCAGGCCTGCTGCGCCGCTATCATTGA
- a CDS encoding DNA photolyase FAD-binding protein, with product MAFEPSRAAGLERLAGFVPRAGRTYAEGRNTDFGPGRPSAVSQLSPWLRYRLVSEEEVCAAVLERHSLAAAEKYVQEVLWRTYWKGWLEMRPGVWNRFLDERDQQREACRDDAALAAAEQGRTGIEGFDDWARELVETGWLHNHARMWFASIWIFTLKLPWALGADFFLRHLIDADPASNTLSWRWVAGLQTAGKTYLATADNIARYTDGRFAPKGLAEIAEPLTEPPLPSPAPLPPAGDGAWSGRALLLVTSEDLSPDAAIWRSGETGAALVVADAELLWGDKARTFVTIAADDAASRLRAEHGLEVEQGGRLDADALIAAARAASVRTIVTPYAPVGPVGSRLAEIAPVLAAEGINLVQQRRHWDDSFWPHARKGFFPFKQHMGRLLEELGLTRT from the coding sequence GTGGCGTTCGAACCGAGCCGCGCCGCCGGTCTGGAGCGCCTGGCAGGGTTCGTGCCCAGGGCCGGGCGCACCTATGCCGAGGGGCGCAATACCGATTTCGGGCCGGGCAGGCCGAGTGCGGTGTCGCAGCTTTCGCCCTGGCTGCGCTATCGGCTCGTCAGCGAGGAGGAGGTGTGCGCGGCGGTGCTGGAGCGGCACTCGCTCGCGGCGGCAGAGAAATATGTCCAGGAGGTGCTGTGGCGCACCTATTGGAAGGGCTGGCTGGAGATGCGGCCTGGAGTCTGGAACAGGTTTCTGGACGAGCGCGACCAACAGCGCGAGGCCTGTCGCGACGATGCGGCGCTGGCGGCGGCGGAACAGGGCCGCACCGGGATCGAGGGCTTTGACGACTGGGCGCGCGAACTGGTCGAGACCGGCTGGCTCCACAATCATGCGCGCATGTGGTTTGCTTCCATCTGGATCTTCACGCTCAAGCTGCCCTGGGCGCTGGGCGCGGATTTCTTCCTGCGGCACCTGATCGATGCCGATCCGGCGAGCAACACCTTGTCGTGGCGCTGGGTCGCGGGGCTGCAGACTGCGGGCAAGACCTATCTGGCGACGGCCGACAATATCGCGCGCTACACCGACGGGCGTTTTGCCCCCAAGGGCCTGGCCGAGATCGCCGAACCGCTGACCGAGCCGCCGCTGCCGTCGCCCGCGCCTCTGCCGCCAGCCGGGGACGGCGCGTGGAGCGGGCGTGCTTTGCTGCTTGTGACCAGCGAGGACTTGTCTCCGGATGCCGCGATTTGGCGTTCAGGGGAAACAGGCGCGGCACTGGTGGTGGCGGATGCGGAGCTGCTCTGGGGCGACAAGGCGCGCACCTTCGTGACCATAGCGGCGGACGATGCCGCAAGCCGACTAAGGGCAGAGCATGGCCTAGAAGTGGAGCAGGGCGGGCGGCTCGATGCCGACGCGCTTATAGCGGCGGCGCGTGCAGCGTCGGTCCGGACGATCGTGACGCCCTATGCGCCAGTCGGTCCGGTCGGCTCGCGCCTGGCGGAGATCGCCCCGGTGCTGGCCGCCGAAGGGATCAACCTTGTCCAGCAGCGCCGACACTGGGACGACAGCTTCTGGCCGCACGCGCGCAAGGGCTTCTTTCCGTTCAAGCAGCATATGGGGCGGCTGCTCGAGGAACTGGGGCTGACGCGGACCTGA
- a CDS encoding DUF393 domain-containing protein codes for MRLMARRDQGGNVANETLEVWFDGGCPLCTREIALMRRLDRGRAIRFIDVAGPDSQCPIDRRALLERFHARENGVMLSGAAAFAAMWRAIPVLRPLGLLARNRVVLKLLEALYLQFLKVRPQLQHLFRAREA; via the coding sequence ATGCGCCTCATGGCAAGGCGCGATCAGGGTGGCAATGTGGCGAACGAGACGCTGGAAGTGTGGTTTGACGGCGGGTGCCCGCTGTGCACGCGCGAGATCGCGCTGATGCGCAGGCTCGACCGTGGCCGCGCGATCCGGTTCATCGATGTGGCGGGCCCCGACAGCCAGTGCCCGATCGACCGCAGGGCTTTGCTCGAACGCTTCCATGCACGCGAGAATGGCGTCATGCTTTCGGGCGCGGCGGCCTTTGCCGCGATGTGGCGCGCGATCCCCGTGCTGCGGCCGCTCGGCCTGCTGGCGCGGAATCGCGTGGTCCTCAAGCTGCTGGAGGCGCTCTACCTCCAATTCCTGAAGGTGCGCCCGCAATTGCAGCACCTGTTTCGCGCGCGCGAGGCATAA
- a CDS encoding TonB-dependent receptor, producing the protein MACSANAYAQDADAEAEAGVEDNVIIVSAQKRDQNILDVPAAISAVGQDVLQAAQVDRFTELTAISPSLTITTSGNRNQNPIFLRGIGTFSFSTAAEPAVLVMIDDVPLLLPGQALSNFADVARIEVLRGPQGTLFGKSASAGVISIVSQAPANELTGFVEASLTDDEEFRVQGVISGPVDENGGFRISSFYNNFNGFLRNTFTGNMVGQEESWGLRGRFDYEVGNAQIQLTADYSEFFDNGGDNTYRQVTRTRPDGTPANRQLDLTGITPGPNNRNLRINDEAVNDSKQLLLSSRFSLDLDFATLTSITSYQTWEYEAENDQDLQPIRDSFQTTVYDTRTVTQELRLTSPTDGDFDYILGVYIADGDTDRSFVRIAPNNPPLRQNWDSNASVRNYAAFAQLGYDLTPKTLVSLGARLNYEKIDVFFQDNRTAVPGIFRGSDSDTAFTGKLSLQHFFDSGIMAFASVATGYKGQAYDISSGFNQRRADNPIRSESSLAYEIGLKGDALDGMAQFQLVGFWVDYDNFQAQGINSELIAPQFELLNVGKLRTRGIELETSIRPTDGLTVFASGAYVDAQITEFANAQCYFGQTAAQGCVRNATTGLSSQDLAGKQLNNSPDFKFNIGLIYEKPIFSDVELVINGNYTWQSGVNFDILNNPRTTQPAYGLANASIGLQGDDKNWQVSLFVNNLFDQDYVTQIIDDTSTRVDPFILLQQIPRNANRFFGVRARFGF; encoded by the coding sequence ATGGCCTGTTCCGCAAACGCATATGCGCAGGATGCTGACGCCGAAGCCGAGGCAGGCGTCGAAGACAATGTCATCATCGTCAGTGCGCAGAAACGCGATCAGAACATCCTGGACGTTCCGGCGGCCATTTCGGCCGTGGGCCAGGATGTGCTGCAGGCCGCCCAGGTCGACCGGTTCACGGAGCTGACCGCCATTTCGCCGTCGCTGACCATCACGACCAGCGGCAACCGCAACCAGAACCCCATCTTCCTGCGTGGCATCGGGACGTTCAGCTTTTCGACCGCAGCCGAACCTGCCGTGCTGGTCATGATCGACGATGTTCCGCTGCTGTTGCCGGGACAGGCACTCAGCAACTTCGCCGACGTCGCCCGGATTGAAGTGCTGCGTGGTCCGCAGGGCACGCTGTTCGGCAAGAGCGCATCGGCCGGCGTGATCAGCATTGTCTCGCAGGCACCGGCAAACGAGTTGACCGGTTTTGTAGAGGCATCGCTCACGGATGACGAGGAATTCCGCGTCCAGGGTGTCATCTCAGGCCCAGTGGACGAGAATGGCGGCTTCCGGATCTCCAGCTTTTACAACAACTTCAACGGCTTTCTGCGCAACACCTTCACCGGCAACATGGTTGGTCAGGAAGAATCCTGGGGCTTGCGTGGCCGGTTCGACTATGAAGTCGGCAATGCCCAAATTCAGCTGACCGCTGACTATAGCGAGTTCTTTGACAATGGCGGAGACAATACCTATCGTCAGGTCACACGTACGCGCCCCGATGGCACACCTGCCAACCGCCAGCTGGACCTTACCGGGATCACGCCGGGTCCCAACAATCGCAACCTCCGGATCAACGATGAGGCAGTGAACGATTCCAAGCAGTTGCTGCTCTCCAGCCGCTTCAGCCTTGATCTGGACTTTGCAACCCTGACCTCCATTACCAGCTATCAAACCTGGGAATATGAGGCGGAAAATGATCAGGATCTTCAGCCGATCCGCGACAGCTTCCAGACTACGGTGTATGACACCCGCACCGTCACCCAGGAGCTTCGGCTGACCTCACCTACCGATGGCGACTTCGATTACATTTTAGGTGTCTATATTGCGGATGGAGATACGGACAGGAGCTTTGTCCGCATCGCGCCGAACAACCCGCCGCTCCGCCAGAACTGGGATTCAAACGCTTCGGTTCGCAACTATGCTGCCTTCGCACAGCTGGGATATGATCTGACGCCCAAGACTCTGGTCTCCTTGGGCGCACGCCTCAACTACGAAAAGATCGACGTCTTCTTCCAGGATAACCGAACGGCGGTACCAGGCATCTTCCGGGGATCGGATTCGGACACGGCTTTCACCGGAAAGCTCTCGCTCCAGCACTTTTTTGACAGCGGCATCATGGCCTTTGCCTCGGTCGCCACTGGCTATAAGGGGCAGGCCTATGACATTTCGTCAGGCTTCAACCAGCGACGCGCCGACAACCCGATCCGGTCGGAAAGCAGCTTGGCCTATGAAATCGGCCTCAAGGGCGATGCACTTGACGGCATGGCTCAGTTCCAGCTGGTCGGGTTTTGGGTCGATTATGACAATTTCCAGGCGCAGGGCATCAACAGCGAGCTGATCGCTCCGCAATTCGAACTGCTCAATGTCGGCAAGCTACGGACGCGCGGTATTGAGCTTGAAACCTCGATAAGGCCAACCGATGGGCTGACCGTTTTTGCTTCGGGTGCTTATGTCGATGCGCAAATTACCGAATTTGCCAACGCGCAATGCTATTTCGGCCAGACGGCGGCGCAGGGATGCGTCCGGAACGCGACGACCGGGCTATCTTCGCAGGATCTGGCCGGGAAGCAGCTCAACAACTCACCCGACTTCAAGTTCAACATCGGCCTGATCTACGAAAAGCCGATCTTCTCGGACGTCGAATTGGTCATCAATGGCAACTATACATGGCAGAGCGGCGTCAACTTCGACATTTTGAACAATCCGCGCACGACCCAGCCCGCCTACGGTCTGGCCAATGCCTCGATCGGTTTGCAGGGCGATGACAAGAACTGGCAGGTCAGCCTGTTCGTCAACAACCTGTTCGATCAGGATTATGTCACCCAGATTATCGACGACACATCGACCCGCGTCGATCCGTTCATCCTGCTGCAGCAGATTCCGCGCAACGCCAACCGCTTCTTCGGTGTCCGCGCCCGCTTCGGTTTCTGA
- a CDS encoding mannitol dehydrogenase family protein, which yields MRLNHETAAQLSASVERPGYDPAAQACGIVHFGIGAFHRAHQAVYTDDAMAAGDRDWRIIGVSLRSPDVAQQLNPQDGLYTLVERTSDAFAMRSIGAVARVIVAPDAPGEVIAAIASPDTHIVSFTVTEKGYVRRADGTLDTDNPAIAADMAGQGAPRTIYGFLAAGLAQRQASGLTGITLLSCDNLADNGRQLNGLVQSYLQAVDPALADWFARHCRCPGTMVDRIVPAMTADDRAWVAEQIGLADEGAIITERFCQWVIENDFAGPRPRWDVVGAQLVGDVRPYEAAKLRMLNGAHSALAYLGLDARHDFVHEAVADPAIRPLIETIMREEAAATLDPDSGIDTAAYADMLLERFANSALQHRLMQIAMDGSQKIPQRWLEPLAINQAAGRASPATLTALAAWCRHVRGDLRPVDDPEAARLAELWKVHGAAGIVEALFGAQGMFGATWTADKASRGQISELLL from the coding sequence TTGAGGCTGAACCACGAGACGGCTGCGCAGCTCTCCGCCAGTGTCGAGCGCCCGGGATACGACCCGGCAGCGCAGGCGTGCGGCATCGTGCATTTCGGCATTGGCGCGTTCCACCGTGCGCACCAGGCGGTCTATACCGATGATGCGATGGCGGCCGGTGACCGCGATTGGCGGATCATCGGCGTGTCGCTGCGCTCGCCCGATGTTGCGCAGCAATTGAACCCGCAAGATGGTCTGTACACGCTGGTCGAACGGACGTCCGATGCGTTTGCCATGCGGTCGATCGGTGCGGTCGCCAGGGTGATCGTGGCACCCGATGCGCCGGGCGAGGTCATCGCCGCGATCGCCAGCCCTGACACGCATATCGTCAGCTTCACCGTGACCGAAAAGGGCTATGTCCGCCGCGCCGACGGGACGCTCGATACCGACAATCCGGCGATCGCAGCCGACATGGCCGGGCAGGGCGCACCGCGCACGATCTATGGCTTTCTCGCCGCCGGCCTGGCGCAGCGTCAGGCATCAGGCTTGACCGGCATCACGCTGCTCAGCTGCGACAATCTGGCGGATAACGGCCGCCAGTTGAACGGCCTGGTGCAAAGCTACCTTCAGGCGGTCGACCCGGCGTTGGCCGACTGGTTCGCCCGGCATTGCCGCTGCCCCGGCACGATGGTCGACCGCATCGTTCCGGCGATGACGGCTGATGATCGCGCCTGGGTGGCAGAGCAGATCGGCCTGGCGGATGAAGGCGCGATCATCACCGAACGCTTCTGCCAATGGGTGATCGAGAATGACTTTGCCGGGCCCCGTCCGCGCTGGGACGTAGTGGGCGCACAGCTGGTCGGCGATGTCCGCCCCTATGAGGCGGCGAAGCTGCGCATGCTCAACGGCGCGCATTCGGCGCTGGCCTATCTCGGGCTCGATGCGCGCCATGACTTCGTGCACGAGGCGGTCGCCGATCCGGCCATCCGCCCTTTGATCGAGACGATCATGCGCGAGGAAGCGGCGGCCACACTGGACCCTGACAGCGGCATCGATACCGCCGCTTATGCCGATATGCTGCTTGAGCGGTTCGCCAACAGCGCGCTGCAGCACCGCCTGATGCAGATCGCGATGGACGGATCGCAGAAGATCCCGCAGCGCTGGCTGGAGCCGCTGGCAATCAACCAGGCAGCAGGACGGGCGAGTCCTGCCACGCTCACGGCACTCGCCGCCTGGTGCCGCCATGTGCGCGGCGATCTGCGTCCGGTGGATGATCCCGAAGCCGCCAGGCTGGCTGAGCTTTGGAAGGTGCATGGCGCGGCGGGAATCGTCGAGGCGCTGTTCGGCGCGCAGGGCATGTTCGGGGCCACCTGGACTGCCGACAAGGCCAGTCGCGGCCAGATCAGCGAACTGCTTCTCTGA
- the uxaC gene encoding glucuronate isomerase, producing the protein MTTRPLLLHPDRLFPVDSDVRAITRRLYDQVATLPIISPHGHTDPEWFASDAPFENATALLLQPDHYVFRMLYSQGISLESLGLTPVSGAAAPAVDPREAWRILASNYHLFRGTPSRMWLDWVFAEAFGIDVQLDAATADHYYDHITAQLATPAFRPRALFDRFGIEVITTTESPLDTLEHHQAIAASGWQGRVLTAYRPDPVIDPEFEGFLGNLARFGELTGEDVFSWSGYLAAHRKRRAFFAQHGATSTDHGHPTAQTADLSRDEAEALFARVMRADVSPQDAELFRAQMLTEMATMSAEDGLVMQIHPGAFRNHNPAVFARFGRDKGADMPSRTDYVTALRPLLARHGNNPDLTIILFTLDESVYARELAPLAGHYPALKLGPAWWFHDSPEGMRRFRHAMTETAGFYNTVGFNDDTRAFLSIPARHDVARRIDCGFLAQLVAEHRIEEWEAAELAQELSYNLAKKAYKL; encoded by the coding sequence ATGACGACCCGACCGCTTCTGCTTCACCCCGACCGTCTCTTCCCCGTCGACAGCGATGTCCGCGCGATCACGCGCCGGCTGTACGATCAGGTCGCGACACTCCCGATCATCAGCCCGCACGGCCATACCGACCCGGAATGGTTCGCCAGCGATGCGCCGTTCGAAAATGCGACCGCGCTGCTGTTGCAGCCCGACCATTATGTCTTCCGCATGCTGTACAGCCAGGGAATTTCGCTCGAATCTCTTGGGCTGACACCGGTGTCTGGCGCTGCCGCTCCGGCGGTCGATCCGCGCGAGGCATGGCGCATCCTGGCCAGCAACTACCATCTGTTCCGTGGCACGCCTTCGCGCATGTGGCTCGACTGGGTGTTCGCGGAAGCCTTTGGCATCGACGTGCAGCTCGATGCGGCAACGGCGGACCATTATTACGACCATATCACCGCGCAGCTGGCGACGCCCGCATTCCGCCCGCGCGCGCTGTTCGACCGGTTCGGCATCGAGGTGATCACCACCACCGAATCGCCGCTCGATACGCTGGAACATCATCAGGCGATTGCGGCGAGCGGCTGGCAGGGCAGGGTGCTCACCGCCTATCGCCCCGATCCGGTGATCGATCCCGAGTTCGAGGGCTTTCTCGGCAATCTCGCCCGGTTCGGCGAGCTGACCGGCGAGGACGTGTTCAGCTGGTCCGGCTATCTTGCAGCGCATCGCAAACGCCGTGCGTTTTTTGCGCAGCATGGCGCGACATCGACCGACCATGGCCACCCGACCGCGCAGACGGCGGACCTGTCACGCGATGAAGCCGAAGCGCTGTTCGCGCGCGTGATGCGCGCCGATGTCTCGCCGCAGGACGCCGAACTGTTCCGCGCGCAGATGCTGACCGAGATGGCGACGATGAGCGCCGAGGACGGGCTGGTGATGCAGATTCACCCCGGGGCCTTCCGCAACCACAACCCGGCAGTGTTCGCGCGCTTCGGACGCGACAAGGGCGCGGACATGCCCAGCCGCACCGATTATGTGACCGCGCTGCGCCCGCTTCTGGCGCGGCATGGCAATAATCCGGACCTCACCATCATTCTGTTTACGCTCGACGAATCGGTCTATGCGCGCGAACTGGCACCGCTGGCGGGCCATTATCCCGCGCTGAAGCTGGGTCCGGCCTGGTGGTTCCACGACAGTCCCGAAGGCATGCGCCGCTTCCGCCACGCGATGACCGAGACGGCGGGCTTCTACAACACCGTGGGCTTCAACGACGATACCCGCGCTTTCCTCTCCATCCCGGCGCGGCACGATGTCGCGCGGCGGATCGATTGCGGCTTTCTGGCGCAGCTTGTCGCGGAACACCGGATCGAGGAATGGGAAGCGGCAGAGCTGGCGCAGGAGCTCAGCTACAACCTCGCGAAAAAGGCGTACAAGCTTTGA
- a CDS encoding FadR/GntR family transcriptional regulator — MARQKKSASAPDNALPTERLYQKLARDLFSDLAAGRYAIGDRLPAERELSIQYNVSRPAVREAMIALEVQGFIEVRIGSGAYVRALPGEADAPGFTVTAFELMEARLLIEGEAAALAAVHIRAEELDELERLVNEIEHENRLSGGSTHADHAFHMLIATATRNAVIRSQVEEMWRLRSASPNCALLLEKARTANVQPVVEEHKAVLDALRARDPSAARAAMRNHMSSVINHLLFATEEEAIEAARRNVASTRERYARAAQL; from the coding sequence ATGGCGCGACAGAAGAAAAGCGCATCCGCACCCGACAATGCCCTGCCGACCGAGCGGCTTTACCAGAAGCTGGCGCGTGACCTGTTTTCCGATCTTGCGGCGGGACGCTATGCGATCGGCGACCGCCTGCCGGCAGAGCGCGAGCTTTCGATCCAGTATAATGTCTCTCGCCCCGCCGTGCGCGAGGCGATGATCGCGCTGGAAGTGCAGGGCTTTATCGAGGTGCGCATCGGATCGGGCGCCTATGTGCGCGCGCTACCGGGTGAGGCCGATGCGCCGGGCTTTACCGTCACCGCGTTCGAGCTGATGGAAGCGCGGTTGCTGATCGAGGGTGAGGCTGCAGCGCTGGCCGCAGTGCATATCCGCGCGGAAGAGCTCGACGAGCTCGAGCGGCTGGTCAACGAAATCGAACATGAAAATCGCCTGTCGGGCGGCAGCACCCATGCCGACCACGCCTTTCACATGCTGATCGCCACCGCCACGCGCAACGCCGTGATCCGCAGCCAGGTGGAAGAGATGTGGCGGCTGCGCTCGGCCTCGCCCAACTGTGCTTTGCTGCTCGAAAAGGCGCGCACCGCCAATGTCCAGCCAGTGGTGGAAGAGCACAAGGCTGTTCTCGATGCCCTGCGTGCGCGCGATCCTTCCGCAGCGCGCGCGGCGATGCGCAACCATATGTCTTCGGTGATCAATCATTTGCTGTTCGCCACCGAAGAAGAGGCTATTGAAGCCGCCCGGCGCAATGTCGCCTCCACCCGCGAACGCTATGCAAGGGCAGCGCAACTCTGA